In a single window of the Phaeobacter sp. G2 genome:
- a CDS encoding fumarylacetoacetate hydrolase family protein codes for MTKSLFPLPEPLIIPVHGEERGYPVGRIFCVGRNYAAHAAEMGVEVDREAPFYFTKSSANAVLSGASCPYPPGTENFHYEMELALAIGAPVFRATPAEACAAIYGYGCALDMTRRDLQIRERKKQRPWDLGKDLEQGTVFAPLTKASDWGPVADQRIWLTLDGDTKQDATLTELIWSVEEIICHLSGFYHLRPGDLILTGTPAGVGPALAGQHMQGGITGLAPISLHLSDAA; via the coding sequence ATGACCAAATCCCTGTTCCCCCTGCCAGAACCGCTGATCATTCCCGTCCACGGGGAAGAGCGCGGCTATCCGGTAGGTCGCATTTTCTGCGTTGGGCGCAACTATGCGGCGCATGCCGCCGAAATGGGGGTCGAGGTCGACCGGGAGGCGCCGTTCTATTTCACCAAATCCAGCGCCAATGCGGTGCTGAGCGGGGCAAGCTGCCCCTACCCCCCCGGCACCGAGAACTTTCACTATGAAATGGAGCTGGCCCTGGCCATTGGCGCGCCGGTGTTCCGCGCCACACCGGCTGAGGCCTGCGCCGCCATCTATGGCTATGGCTGCGCCCTGGACATGACCCGGCGCGATTTGCAGATCCGCGAGCGCAAAAAGCAGCGCCCCTGGGATCTGGGTAAAGATCTGGAACAGGGCACCGTCTTTGCCCCACTGACCAAGGCGAGCGATTGGGGGCCGGTGGCGGATCAGCGGATTTGGTTGACGCTGGACGGCGACACCAAACAGGATGCCACCCTGACCGAGCTGATCTGGTCGGTTGAGGAAATCATCTGCCACCTGTCCGGTTTCTACCATTTGCGTCCCGGTGACCTGATCCTGACGGGCACCCCTGCCGGGGTCGGACCCGCCCTGGCCGGGCAACATATGCAGGGTGGAATCACCGGTCTTGCTCCGATCTCGCTGCATCTCTCAGATGCCGCATAG
- a CDS encoding aldehyde dehydrogenase — translation MQQFHHYIGGQFEAGSAQFDSLDPATGAAWARMPEASPADVDRAVDAAEAAFYAPDWAEMTASQRGKLLLRLADLVAENAPRLAELETRDTGKIIRETSAQIAYVAEYYRYYAGLADKIEGAHLPIDKPDMEVWLRREPLGVVAAIVPWNSQLFLSAVKIGPALAAGCTVVLKASEEAPAPLLEFARLFDQAGFPPGVLNVMTGGAAAGAALTSHPKVAHVAFTGGPETARHIVRNSAENLASTSLELGGKSPFIVFEDADIDSAVNAQISGIFAATGQSCVAGSRLVIASSIKDQFLARLKQKAEAVVIGAPDDMATEVGPLCTQAQRDHALALIAASTTAGAKLVTGGTAPDRPGYYFPPTILDCSDAPDAPCLHTEFFGPVLSVVSFNTEAEALAIANDTQFGLASGVFTQSLTRAHRMIRGIRAGIVWVNTYRAVSPIAPFGGHGLSGHGREGGLQAALDYTKVKAVWLRTSDDPIPDPFVMR, via the coding sequence ATGCAGCAGTTCCATCACTATATCGGCGGCCAGTTTGAGGCCGGATCAGCCCAGTTTGATAGCCTGGATCCCGCCACCGGCGCGGCCTGGGCCAGGATGCCAGAGGCCAGCCCGGCGGATGTGGACCGGGCCGTTGACGCCGCCGAGGCGGCCTTTTATGCGCCCGACTGGGCAGAGATGACCGCCAGCCAGCGCGGCAAGCTGTTGCTGCGGCTGGCGGATCTGGTGGCCGAAAACGCCCCGCGTCTGGCCGAGCTGGAAACCCGCGACACCGGCAAGATCATCCGCGAGACCTCAGCCCAGATTGCCTATGTGGCGGAGTACTACCGCTATTATGCCGGGCTGGCGGATAAGATCGAAGGCGCGCATCTGCCCATTGATAAACCGGACATGGAGGTCTGGCTGCGGCGCGAACCCCTGGGGGTGGTGGCCGCCATTGTCCCCTGGAACTCGCAACTGTTTCTGTCGGCGGTCAAGATCGGCCCGGCGCTGGCCGCAGGCTGCACCGTGGTGCTGAAGGCCTCAGAAGAAGCCCCGGCGCCACTGCTGGAATTTGCCCGTCTTTTTGATCAGGCGGGTTTTCCGCCCGGTGTGCTCAACGTGATGACCGGCGGGGCGGCGGCGGGGGCGGCGCTGACCTCGCATCCCAAGGTTGCCCATGTGGCCTTTACCGGCGGGCCGGAAACCGCCCGCCATATTGTCCGCAACTCCGCCGAAAACCTGGCCTCCACCTCGCTGGAGCTGGGGGGCAAATCGCCCTTTATCGTCTTTGAAGACGCCGATATCGACAGCGCGGTGAATGCGCAGATCTCCGGCATCTTTGCCGCCACTGGCCAAAGCTGCGTCGCAGGCTCACGGCTGGTGATCGCCAGTTCGATCAAGGATCAATTCCTGGCGCGGCTGAAACAAAAGGCCGAAGCCGTGGTGATCGGCGCCCCAGATGATATGGCTACCGAGGTGGGCCCGCTGTGTACCCAGGCGCAGCGTGACCATGCACTGGCGCTGATTGCCGCCTCCACCACAGCAGGTGCCAAGCTGGTCACTGGCGGCACCGCGCCTGATCGGCCGGGCTACTACTTTCCGCCCACCATTCTGGATTGCTCCGATGCGCCGGACGCCCCCTGTCTGCACACAGAATTCTTTGGCCCGGTTTTGTCAGTCGTTAGTTTCAACACTGAGGCCGAAGCCCTGGCCATCGCCAATGATACCCAGTTTGGCCTTGCCTCGGGTGTGTTCACCCAAAGCCTGACACGGGCCCATCGGATGATCCGGGGCATTCGTGCCGGCATCGTCTGGGTCAACACCTATCGGGCGGTTTCTCCCATTGCGCCCTTTGGCGGTCACGGGTTGTCAGGGCATGGACGCGAAGGCGGTTTGCAGGCGGCGCTGGACTATACAAAGGTCAAAGCGGTCTGGCTGCGTACCTCTGACGATCCGATCCCGGATCCCTTTGTGATGCGCTAA
- a CDS encoding LLM class flavin-dependent oxidoreductase yields MKFSLFAHMERISPDQDQKQLYDEFIELCKIADRGGMHAIWTGEHHGMNFTISPNPFLNLVDVARHTENVRLGTGTVIAPFWHPIRLAGEAALTDIITDGRLDLGIARGAYSFEYERMMPGMDAWEAGQRMRELIPAVQGLWQGDYAQEGEFHSFPKTTSAPKPVQQDGPPIWVAARDPNSHEFAVANHCNVQVTPLWQGDGEISSLMQRFNDACAKHPDTPRPKIMLLLHTYVADSAEDVKQAAAELNRFYCYFGAWFKNERAVDQGLIAPLSDEEIAAHPFYSPDAMERDLVIAEPAGVIDRIKTYEALGYDEYSFWIDSSMSFERKKASLERFIHEVMPAFA; encoded by the coding sequence ATGAAGTTTTCCTTGTTTGCCCATATGGAGCGGATCTCACCGGATCAGGACCAAAAGCAGCTGTATGACGAGTTCATAGAACTGTGCAAAATTGCCGATCGCGGCGGGATGCATGCGATCTGGACGGGGGAGCACCACGGGATGAATTTCACCATCTCGCCCAACCCGTTTCTGAACCTCGTTGATGTGGCCCGCCATACGGAAAACGTGCGGCTGGGCACCGGTACCGTGATTGCCCCCTTCTGGCACCCGATCCGTCTAGCGGGCGAGGCGGCGCTGACCGATATCATCACCGATGGGCGATTGGATCTGGGCATTGCCCGTGGCGCCTATTCCTTTGAGTATGAGCGTATGATGCCCGGCATGGATGCCTGGGAAGCAGGCCAGCGCATGCGCGAGCTGATCCCCGCTGTGCAGGGGCTTTGGCAGGGCGATTATGCCCAGGAGGGAGAGTTCCATTCCTTCCCCAAAACCACCTCTGCCCCCAAGCCCGTGCAGCAGGACGGCCCGCCGATCTGGGTTGCCGCCCGCGATCCCAACAGCCATGAGTTTGCTGTCGCCAATCACTGCAATGTGCAGGTGACGCCGCTGTGGCAGGGCGACGGTGAGATCAGCAGCCTGATGCAGCGTTTCAACGATGCCTGCGCCAAACACCCCGACACCCCGCGTCCCAAGATCATGCTGCTGCTGCACACCTATGTGGCCGACAGCGCCGAAGACGTGAAGCAGGCCGCAGCAGAGCTGAACCGGTTCTACTGCTACTTTGGCGCCTGGTTCAAAAACGAACGCGCCGTTGATCAGGGCCTGATCGCACCGCTCTCAGACGAAGAAATCGCCGCGCATCCTTTCTACTCGCCGGACGCGATGGAACGTGATCTGGTGATCGCCGAACCTGCAGGTGTTATTGACCGGATCAAGACATATGAGGCCCTGGGCTATGATGAGTACTCCTTCTGGATCGACTCCAGCATGAGCTTTGAGCGCAAAAAGGCCTCGCTTGAGCGCTTCATCCATGAGGTCATGCCCGCCTTTGCCTAA
- a CDS encoding alpha/beta fold hydrolase, translating to MISTTLPLSDPFGSLSYRDAGSGEALVLIHGVGMQSAAWAPQIEALSKTHRVLSLDMPGHGGSSALAEGADLPTYVAWLHAALGALNLGPVNLAGHSMGALIAGGFACTHPQMLRRVALINGVFRRSDPARSAVLARAGEIKAGRVDLETPLSRWFGDSPAEQQARTQVARWLSQVDQAGYATAYGAFARGDATYAQAWPQIACPLLALTGDADPNSTPAMARAMADLAQNGTAEILPGRHMVNLTDPDAVTQSLSRWLRRPTPNIKETPMAPAPLDPRALRDAFGTFLTGVTVVTSHDDTGTPLGFTANSFASVSLDPPLVLVCLANSSRNFEALTQASGFAVNILAEDQKDISNTFARPAEDRFAAVDWQIGPQGSPILAGVSAWFDCSMHKTVEAGDHVILIGQVEAFDTSTAPGLGYARGAYVTPAAEAEALAHGANLVVSALIERAGEVLLIDDGFGGLTLPQKPVGRAGASVALSELITSCGIEADPGFIYSVFEDAAREHQHISFLCQAGEGTPKQGCFTALTASTMMEVTDPALRIMLERFASESRMGNYGVFYGTQTSGNIRKIVSGSATA from the coding sequence ATGATCTCGACAACCCTGCCTCTGTCTGATCCCTTCGGCAGCCTCAGCTACCGCGACGCCGGTAGCGGCGAAGCTCTGGTGTTGATCCATGGGGTCGGCATGCAGAGCGCCGCCTGGGCGCCGCAGATTGAGGCGTTGTCGAAAACCCATCGGGTCCTGTCGCTGGACATGCCCGGCCACGGTGGCAGTAGCGCCCTGGCAGAAGGTGCCGATCTGCCGACCTATGTGGCCTGGCTGCATGCGGCCCTGGGTGCGCTGAATTTAGGCCCGGTCAATCTGGCCGGCCACTCCATGGGGGCGTTAATCGCGGGTGGCTTTGCCTGCACGCATCCCCAAATGCTGCGCCGGGTTGCGCTGATCAATGGCGTGTTCAGGCGCTCAGACCCGGCCCGGTCTGCGGTGCTGGCCCGTGCTGGCGAAATCAAGGCCGGCAGAGTGGATCTGGAAACGCCGCTCAGCCGCTGGTTTGGCGATAGCCCGGCTGAACAGCAGGCCAGAACACAGGTCGCGCGCTGGCTGTCGCAGGTTGATCAAGCGGGCTATGCCACCGCCTATGGCGCCTTTGCCCGGGGCGATGCCACCTATGCACAAGCCTGGCCACAGATTGCCTGCCCGCTGCTGGCGCTCACCGGTGACGCCGATCCAAACTCGACCCCGGCAATGGCCCGCGCCATGGCGGATCTGGCCCAGAACGGCACGGCGGAAATTCTGCCCGGCCGCCATATGGTCAATCTGACCGACCCAGATGCGGTGACACAAAGCCTAAGCCGCTGGTTGCGACGCCCAACACCCAATATAAAGGAGACCCCAATGGCCCCCGCCCCGCTTGATCCGCGCGCCCTGCGCGATGCCTTTGGCACCTTCCTGACCGGTGTCACCGTGGTCACCAGCCATGACGACACCGGCACACCGCTGGGTTTTACCGCCAATTCCTTTGCCTCGGTGTCGCTAGACCCGCCGCTGGTGCTGGTCTGCCTGGCCAATAGCTCCCGGAACTTCGAGGCTCTGACCCAGGCCTCTGGCTTTGCGGTGAACATTCTTGCGGAAGACCAGAAAGACATCTCCAACACCTTTGCGCGGCCTGCTGAGGACCGCTTTGCAGCGGTGGACTGGCAGATCGGGCCCCAGGGCTCGCCCATTCTGGCCGGGGTTTCGGCCTGGTTTGACTGCAGCATGCATAAAACGGTTGAGGCCGGCGACCATGTGATCCTGATCGGCCAAGTGGAGGCCTTTGACACCAGCACCGCCCCTGGTCTGGGCTATGCCCGTGGCGCCTATGTCACTCCCGCCGCCGAAGCAGAGGCGCTGGCCCATGGCGCCAACCTGGTGGTCTCGGCTTTGATTGAACGGGCTGGCGAAGTGCTGCTGATCGACGACGGGTTTGGCGGGCTGACCCTGCCGCAAAAACCCGTTGGCCGCGCCGGGGCCTCGGTAGCGCTGAGCGAGCTGATCACCAGCTGCGGAATTGAGGCGGATCCGGGCTTTATCTACTCGGTCTTTGAAGACGCCGCCCGCGAGCATCAGCATATTTCCTTCCTCTGTCAGGCTGGCGAAGGCACCCCAAAACAGGGCTGTTTCACGGCTCTGACCGCATCAACCATGATGGAGGTCACCGACCCGGCGCTGCGCATTATGCTGGAACGTTTCGCCAGCGAAAGCCGCATGGGCAATTACGGGGTGTTTTACGGCACTCAAACCAGCGGCAATATCCGCAAAATCGTGTCAGGGAGTGCAACGGCATGA
- a CDS encoding amino acid synthesis family protein produces MPAVIRKTLLHIEETLIEGGKEAATPLKLIAAIAVVKNPWAGRGFVEDLKPEIHDCAPELGELLTKMVLDAAGGGDKVEAYGKSAIVGLDGEVEHASALIHTLRFGNHYREAVGAKSYLAFCNTRGPANAPLMIPLMDKNDGGRRSHYLTIQCAVADAPAADEIVIALGASIGGRPHHRIGDRYQDLKDLGHDLDNPASV; encoded by the coding sequence ATGCCAGCTGTCATTCGCAAAACTCTCCTCCATATCGAAGAAACCCTGATCGAGGGCGGTAAGGAAGCCGCAACTCCGCTCAAACTGATTGCCGCCATCGCGGTGGTCAAAAACCCCTGGGCAGGTCGGGGGTTCGTTGAGGACCTGAAGCCGGAAATCCATGACTGCGCGCCAGAGCTGGGCGAGTTGCTGACCAAGATGGTGCTGGATGCTGCCGGTGGTGGCGACAAGGTCGAAGCCTATGGCAAATCCGCCATTGTCGGGTTGGACGGCGAGGTCGAGCATGCCTCGGCGCTGATCCACACCCTGCGGTTTGGCAACCACTACCGCGAGGCCGTGGGCGCCAAGAGCTACCTGGCCTTTTGCAACACCCGTGGCCCGGCCAATGCGCCGCTGATGATCCCCCTGATGGATAAAAACGACGGCGGTCGCCGCTCGCATTATCTCACCATTCAATGCGCGGTGGCGGATGCCCCGGCGGCGGATGAGATTGTCATCGCCCTGGGCGCCTCAATTGGTGGGCGACCACATCACCGTATTGGTGACCGTTATCAGGATCTAAAGGATCTGGGCCATGATCTCGACAACCCTGCCTCTGTCTGA
- a CDS encoding GntR family transcriptional regulator, which produces MENPGLAQLRIEQPPATLREIVQEKMREAIIAGVFSPGERLVERPLCDQLGVSRTVIRETIRYLEAEGLVEILPNRGPIVASLSWEDARQIYEIRRMLETSVAMACARSGAPSLHRDLRAALAALKRAFAQTGADVEPGALYKASTGFYQVMFEAAGHHIAWEVVNRLNGRISRLRAMTLSASDRAQPGLFHMQAICDAIIAGDPEAARRAVEAHLADASAVAERLLAGTERE; this is translated from the coding sequence ATGGAAAACCCTGGTCTGGCTCAGCTGAGAATCGAACAACCCCCTGCAACGCTTCGTGAAATCGTGCAGGAAAAAATGCGTGAGGCGATCATCGCGGGGGTGTTTTCCCCGGGTGAGCGGCTGGTGGAGCGGCCCCTGTGTGATCAACTGGGGGTTAGCCGGACGGTCATCCGAGAGACGATTCGATACCTCGAGGCCGAAGGGCTGGTGGAGATCCTGCCCAATCGCGGCCCCATCGTGGCCTCGCTGAGCTGGGAAGATGCGCGCCAGATCTATGAGATCCGCCGCATGCTCGAGACCTCGGTTGCCATGGCCTGCGCCCGATCTGGCGCGCCCAGTTTGCACCGCGATTTGCGGGCAGCACTGGCGGCCCTGAAACGGGCCTTTGCCCAGACCGGCGCAGATGTAGAGCCGGGGGCTTTGTATAAGGCTTCGACCGGGTTTTATCAGGTGATGTTTGAGGCCGCCGGCCATCATATCGCCTGGGAGGTGGTCAATCGGCTCAATGGTCGGATCAGCCGGCTGCGGGCGATGACGCTGTCAGCCAGCGACCGGGCCCAGCCTGGGCTGTTTCATATGCAGGCGATCTGTGATGCCATCATTGCAGGCGACCCCGAGGCGGCACGCCGCGCGGTGGAGGCGCATCTGGCGGATGCCTCAGCCGTGGCAGAGCGGCTGCTGGCGGGGACAGAAAGGGAATAG
- a CDS encoding DUF1330 domain-containing protein yields MPKAYWIAHVTVTDPEAYLGYQAIAPAAFAQYGAIFLARGGSAQTLEGDSWQRHVVIQFDSLQQARDCYNSSEYTDARARRAGACEASITIVEGC; encoded by the coding sequence GTGCCCAAGGCCTATTGGATTGCCCATGTCACAGTGACAGACCCAGAGGCCTATCTGGGCTATCAGGCCATCGCTCCGGCTGCGTTTGCGCAGTATGGTGCCATATTCCTAGCCCGTGGCGGCAGTGCACAAACCCTGGAGGGCGACAGCTGGCAGCGCCATGTGGTGATCCAGTTCGACAGCCTGCAACAGGCGCGCGACTGCTACAATTCATCCGAATACACCGATGCCCGCGCCCGCCGCGCAGGCGCCTGCGAGGCCAGCATTACCATCGTTGAGGGTTGCTGA
- a CDS encoding XRE family transcriptional regulator, whose translation MEPVQSEEAGLAPEAGEAPDGQVLGKMIRDARKEKGLTLEEAAKAAAIGRSTLSKIENNQTRPSFEIIRRLMQTLELETPQLFVQSAQSSISGRRDYTLSGRGEHQETKTYDHELLCTELTSKRMLPYISTIKARDVTEYDSWVRHRGEEFMYVISGDLVLYTEHYRPLSMTAGDSVYYDSGMGHGCVSTSAEDAKVLWVSLEI comes from the coding sequence ATGGAACCGGTTCAATCAGAAGAAGCAGGGCTCGCGCCCGAGGCAGGCGAAGCCCCGGACGGGCAGGTTCTGGGCAAAATGATTCGCGACGCGCGCAAGGAAAAGGGCCTGACCCTGGAAGAAGCGGCCAAGGCCGCGGCCATCGGGCGTTCAACCCTGTCAAAGATCGAGAACAACCAGACCCGCCCGAGTTTTGAGATTATCCGCCGCCTGATGCAGACATTGGAGCTGGAAACGCCGCAATTATTCGTCCAATCGGCGCAAAGCAGCATTTCGGGGCGCCGTGACTACACCCTGTCGGGGCGCGGCGAGCATCAGGAAACCAAGACCTATGACCATGAGCTGTTGTGTACCGAGCTCACCAGCAAGCGGATGCTGCCCTATATCAGCACCATCAAGGCGCGGGATGTGACCGAATATGACAGCTGGGTACGCCATCGCGGCGAAGAGTTCATGTATGTGATCAGCGGCGATCTGGTGCTCTATACCGAACACTATCGCCCGCTCAGCATGACCGCAGGTGATTCGGTCTATTACGACAGCGGCATGGGCCATGGCTGCGTATCCACCAGCGCAGAGGACGCAAAGGTTCTTTGGGTCTCGCTGGAAATCTGA
- the gcvT gene encoding glycine cleavage system aminomethyltransferase GcvT → MTDVPKRTPLYDLHVELGGKMVDFAGWEMPVQYPMGIMGEHKQCREKAGLFDVSHMGQVILKGDNIAAQLEKIAPSAFTTLKEGKARYTFFTNDQGGIMDDLIVSNAGDHFFVVVNASMRHQDIPHMAQHLEGIEVTEIFDRALVAVQGPAAENVVGALCPAARDMKFMETILADIMGVECRLSRLGYTGEDGYEISIPEDKAVEITRALLAHEDCEPAGLGARDSLRLEAGLCLYGNDIDTETTPVEAALTWAMQKRRREEGGFPGAARIQKQLTEGAARKLVGIKPIGRAPARQGVEVQSTEGETIGAITSGGFGPTVGGPVAMGYVAAGHSTPGETVNLIIRGKSQPAEVVALPFVTQNYKR, encoded by the coding sequence CTGACTGACGTACCCAAACGCACACCGCTTTATGACCTGCATGTGGAACTTGGCGGCAAGATGGTAGATTTTGCTGGCTGGGAAATGCCGGTTCAATACCCCATGGGCATCATGGGAGAGCACAAGCAGTGCCGCGAAAAGGCAGGGCTGTTTGACGTCTCCCATATGGGGCAGGTGATCCTGAAGGGCGACAATATCGCCGCCCAGCTGGAAAAGATCGCGCCCTCCGCCTTTACCACTCTGAAAGAGGGCAAGGCCCGCTACACCTTCTTTACCAATGACCAGGGCGGCATCATGGACGATTTGATCGTTTCCAATGCCGGTGATCATTTCTTTGTCGTGGTCAACGCCTCCATGCGGCACCAGGATATTCCCCATATGGCCCAACATCTTGAGGGCATCGAGGTCACCGAGATTTTTGACCGCGCCCTGGTTGCGGTGCAGGGCCCGGCGGCGGAAAACGTGGTGGGGGCGCTCTGTCCTGCCGCGCGCGATATGAAATTCATGGAAACCATCCTGGCTGACATCATGGGGGTCGAGTGCCGCCTGTCGCGCCTGGGCTATACCGGCGAAGATGGCTATGAGATTTCCATCCCGGAAGACAAGGCGGTAGAGATCACCCGTGCCCTGCTGGCCCATGAGGATTGCGAACCCGCAGGTCTGGGCGCGCGCGATTCCTTGCGTCTTGAGGCCGGCCTTTGTCTGTATGGCAATGACATCGACACCGAGACCACGCCGGTTGAGGCCGCGTTGACCTGGGCAATGCAGAAACGGCGCCGCGAAGAGGGCGGCTTTCCCGGCGCTGCCCGCATTCAGAAACAGCTGACTGAGGGCGCTGCCCGCAAACTGGTCGGGATTAAGCCCATTGGCCGCGCCCCTGCCCGCCAGGGCGTCGAAGTGCAAAGCACCGAGGGCGAGACCATCGGGGCGATCACCTCGGGGGGGTTTGGTCCTACGGTCGGCGGACCCGTCGCCATGGGATATGTCGCAGCCGGCCACAGCACCCCCGGCGAGACGGTAAACCTGATCATACGGGGCAAGTCCCAGCCGGCCGAAGTGGTCGCGCTCCCCTTTGTGACCCAGAACTACAAACGCTAA
- the gcvH gene encoding glycine cleavage system protein GcvH, producing MATYYSEEHEWITVEGDTATLGITQHAADQLGEIVFCEQKEAGDTFEKGDEIGVIESVKAASEIYAPLDGEVIAANETLADNPGTLNENPEGDAWIYKIKLSDATQLDDLMDLHGYKTLIG from the coding sequence ATGGCCACTTATTATTCAGAAGAGCACGAATGGATCACCGTAGAAGGCGATACCGCAACCCTTGGCATCACCCAACACGCGGCTGATCAACTGGGCGAAATCGTCTTTTGCGAACAGAAAGAAGCAGGCGATACCTTTGAAAAAGGGGACGAAATTGGCGTCATCGAATCCGTCAAGGCGGCCTCGGAAATCTACGCGCCACTGGATGGCGAAGTCATCGCCGCCAACGAGACCCTCGCCGATAATCCCGGCACTTTGAACGAAAACCCCGAAGGTGATGCCTGGATCTATAAAATCAAATTGTCGGATGCTACCCAGCTCGACGATCTGATGGATCTGCACGGTTACAAAACCCTGATTGGCTGA